One stretch of Rhizobium rhizoryzae DNA includes these proteins:
- a CDS encoding AI-2E family transporter, with protein MGTTIAGQNRQNARHKRQVLEHEAARQDELAVYNSDATEFSPLGREALEVAKAWAVIGIFLIIGFAVVQHLSLILKPVTLAIVVGMILGMVAERMGQYGIPRFGIAFILSSLVMVSIFLIVNALAEPVATFVQSGPTIVEQALARITPFLEQHHWLNITPATFETGPMSMEKLMENSTNILGVLSSSVTPAIIQALIFFAGLLLFLYGRLKLRRAIIMAFPSRRQRLLTIRILNAVEEVLGYYFATASLIYLGLGVVMTLIAYFGGLSMPILWGIFAFLSSFVPYLGITLMTLSVAVAGVLSHDTLLIGLLPAFAFFTIHLIMENLLFPAVMGRQWEINPFLVFIAILFWTWMWGAIGAMLALPLSLIVMTIAQELFPERKTAPQLPG; from the coding sequence ATGGGTACGACGATCGCCGGTCAAAACCGGCAGAATGCCAGGCACAAGCGTCAGGTGTTGGAACACGAGGCTGCGCGCCAGGACGAGCTTGCGGTCTACAATAGCGATGCAACCGAGTTCTCCCCGCTTGGTCGCGAAGCGCTGGAAGTGGCCAAGGCCTGGGCGGTGATCGGCATTTTCCTGATCATCGGCTTTGCTGTCGTGCAGCACCTTTCGCTCATTCTGAAGCCGGTAACGCTCGCCATCGTGGTGGGCATGATTCTCGGCATGGTGGCCGAGCGCATGGGCCAATATGGCATTCCCCGCTTCGGCATCGCCTTCATTCTCTCCAGCCTCGTGATGGTGTCGATCTTCCTGATCGTGAACGCGCTGGCGGAACCCGTCGCCACCTTCGTCCAGTCAGGCCCAACGATCGTGGAGCAGGCGCTGGCGCGTATCACGCCCTTTCTCGAGCAGCATCACTGGCTGAACATTACGCCAGCGACCTTCGAGACCGGTCCGATGTCCATGGAAAAGCTGATGGAAAACAGCACCAATATATTAGGGGTCCTGTCTTCCAGCGTCACACCGGCCATTATTCAGGCGCTCATCTTCTTCGCCGGTCTTCTTCTGTTTCTATACGGTCGACTGAAACTGCGCCGCGCCATCATCATGGCTTTTCCCTCACGCCGCCAGCGTTTGCTGACGATCCGCATTCTCAACGCGGTGGAGGAAGTGCTTGGCTATTACTTCGCGACAGCCAGCCTGATCTATCTCGGCCTCGGCGTGGTGATGACCCTGATTGCCTATTTCGGCGGGCTATCCATGCCCATCCTGTGGGGCATCTTCGCCTTCCTCTCCAGCTTTGTGCCCTATCTCGGCATCACGCTGATGACGCTTTCCGTTGCTGTGGCGGGCGTTCTTTCGCATGATACACTGCTGATCGGGCTTCTTCCGGCCTTTGCCTTCTTCACCATTCACCTGATCATGGAAAACCTGCTGTTTCCGGCCGTCATGGGTCGGCAATGGGAGATCAACCCGTTCCTCGTCTTCATCGCCATCCTGTTCTGGACCTGGATGTGGGGCGCGATCGGCGCGATGCTGGCCCTGCCACTCTCGCTGATCGTGATGACGATTGCGCAGGAACTCTTCCCCGAACGCAAAACGGCGCCGCAGCTGCCGGGATGA
- a CDS encoding DUF930 domain-containing protein, protein MIKTMTAAALVLTGAAVLPAYALDDSIIRQLDRLTPEERREQRCDIEAMSRIAKQGEGYKPDKVIAYTFADTEETEGLLRAPGAVFRSAGDWYRLKYKCKTAEDGLTIQSFDYKVGSKVPREEWGEYYLYN, encoded by the coding sequence ATGATAAAAACCATGACTGCCGCGGCACTGGTTCTGACCGGTGCGGCGGTCCTGCCTGCCTATGCCCTGGATGATAGCATCATTCGCCAACTGGATCGCCTGACCCCGGAAGAGCGGCGGGAACAGCGCTGCGATATCGAAGCCATGAGCCGGATTGCGAAGCAAGGCGAGGGCTACAAGCCCGACAAGGTAATTGCCTACACCTTTGCCGATACGGAGGAGACCGAAGGCCTGCTGAGAGCCCCCGGTGCCGTGTTCCGCAGCGCGGGCGATTGGTATCGCCTGAAATACAAGTGCAAGACAGCGGAGGATGGTCTGACCATCCAGTCCTTCGATTACAAGGTCGGCTCCAAGGTCCCGCGCGAAGAATGGGGCGAGTATTATCTGTATAATTAG
- a CDS encoding S9 family peptidase yields the protein MAYNRKAFSNLPQAPVAARKPQTDTRHGLTRTDDYAWFRADNWQAMFKDTSILDPQIRSHLEAENAYMEAALGDTAELQKQLFAEMKGRIKEDDSSVPVKDGPYAYGTLFVTGGEQPHYFRTPRDGGERHVMLDGDKEAAGKDYFRLGGLGQNSDHSHGIWGYDDKGSEYFTLRVRNLETGDDLADVVENTSGGGVWAPDGKSFFYTLQDENHRPSKVFHHIIGQPQSADRLVYEEKDPGFFMGVGGSLLDDFIFIDIHDHETSEYRLLSTKDLTAEPMLVAEREEGVEYSMTEGGDVFYILTNDDDAKDFKIVEAPVTAPGKENWTETVPHEPGRLILSHAAYARHLVWLERRDGLPRIVVRERATGAEHAIAFDEEAYSLGLHGAAEYDTDVIRFSYSSMTTPSQLFDYNMATRERVLLKTQEVPSGHNPDDYVTRRVMAPAHDGELVPVSLLYRKDTVLDGSAPCLLYGYGAYGVTIPASFSTNALSLADRGFVYAIAHIRGGKDKGFAWYEDGKMEKKQNTFKDFIAAADHLVKEGFTSFDNIIAEGGSAGGMLMGAIANMAPEKFAGIIAAVPFVDVLNTMLDDTLPLTPPEWPEWGNPIESEEEYNWIAAYSPYDNVANKPYPPILAISGLTDPRVTYWEPTKWVARLRATAPEAGPYLLKTNMAAGHGGKSGRFQRLEEIAFEYAFAIKVAGKM from the coding sequence TTGGCCTATAACCGCAAAGCCTTTTCCAACCTTCCGCAAGCCCCCGTTGCCGCCAGGAAGCCGCAGACCGACACGCGCCACGGCCTGACCCGCACGGATGACTACGCGTGGTTTCGCGCTGACAACTGGCAGGCGATGTTCAAGGATACCTCCATTCTCGACCCGCAGATTCGTTCGCATCTGGAGGCCGAGAACGCCTATATGGAAGCGGCACTGGGTGATACGGCAGAGCTTCAGAAGCAGCTGTTTGCCGAAATGAAGGGCCGCATCAAGGAAGACGATAGCTCGGTTCCGGTGAAGGACGGGCCATACGCCTACGGTACGCTGTTCGTCACCGGTGGCGAGCAGCCGCATTACTTTCGAACACCTCGCGACGGCGGCGAACGCCATGTGATGCTGGATGGCGACAAGGAAGCGGCGGGCAAGGATTACTTCCGTCTGGGCGGCCTTGGGCAGAACAGCGACCACAGCCACGGCATCTGGGGCTATGACGACAAGGGTTCGGAATACTTCACGCTGCGTGTGCGCAACCTCGAAACCGGGGATGATCTTGCCGATGTGGTGGAAAACACCTCTGGCGGCGGTGTCTGGGCGCCCGATGGCAAGAGCTTCTTCTACACACTGCAGGACGAGAACCACCGCCCCTCGAAGGTGTTCCACCATATCATCGGCCAGCCGCAATCAGCAGATCGACTTGTTTACGAGGAAAAGGATCCCGGCTTCTTCATGGGCGTCGGTGGCTCGCTGCTCGACGATTTCATTTTCATCGACATTCATGACCACGAGACGTCCGAATACCGGCTGCTTTCCACCAAGGATTTGACCGCGGAACCCATGCTGGTGGCGGAGCGCGAGGAAGGCGTCGAATATTCGATGACCGAGGGCGGCGATGTGTTCTACATCCTGACCAATGACGACGATGCCAAGGATTTCAAGATCGTGGAAGCGCCGGTGACGGCACCGGGCAAGGAAAATTGGACCGAGACCGTGCCGCATGAGCCGGGTCGCCTCATCCTTTCCCACGCCGCCTATGCGCGTCATCTGGTATGGCTGGAACGGCGCGACGGGCTGCCGCGCATCGTGGTGCGCGAGCGGGCAACGGGTGCGGAGCATGCCATTGCCTTCGACGAAGAGGCCTATTCGCTGGGCCTGCACGGTGCGGCGGAATATGATACCGACGTCATTCGCTTCTCCTATTCCTCCATGACGACGCCGAGCCAGTTGTTTGACTACAACATGGCGACGCGTGAACGGGTGCTGCTGAAGACGCAGGAGGTTCCCTCCGGCCACAACCCGGATGATTATGTGACGCGCCGCGTCATGGCGCCTGCCCATGACGGCGAACTGGTTCCTGTCTCGCTGCTCTACCGGAAGGATACGGTTCTGGATGGCTCCGCGCCCTGCCTGCTCTACGGTTATGGCGCCTATGGCGTGACGATCCCCGCCTCCTTCTCCACCAATGCGCTGTCGCTTGCCGATCGCGGTTTCGTCTATGCCATTGCGCATATTCGTGGCGGCAAGGACAAGGGTTTTGCCTGGTACGAAGACGGCAAGATGGAGAAGAAGCAGAACACGTTCAAGGACTTCATCGCGGCAGCCGACCATCTGGTGAAGGAGGGTTTCACGAGCTTCGACAACATCATCGCCGAAGGTGGTTCGGCCGGCGGCATGCTGATGGGGGCGATTGCCAATATGGCGCCGGAGAAGTTCGCCGGCATCATTGCCGCCGTTCCCTTCGTGGATGTGCTGAACACCATGCTGGATGACACGCTGCCGCTGACGCCGCCGGAGTGGCCGGAATGGGGCAACCCGATCGAGTCGGAAGAGGAATACAACTGGATTGCCGCCTATTCCCCTTACGACAATGTGGCGAACAAGCCCTACCCGCCAATCCTCGCAATCTCGGGCCTGACCGATCCGCGCGTGACCTACTGGGAACCGACAAAATGGGTTGCGCGGCTGCGGGCGACAGCTCCGGAGGCTGGACCCTATCTCCTGAAAACCAACATGGCGGCAGGCCATGGCGGTAAATCCGGCCGTTTCCAGCGGCTGGAAGAAATCGCCTTCGAATATGCCTTCGCCATCAAGGTTGCGGGCAAGATGTGA
- a CDS encoding PepSY-associated TM helix domain-containing protein encodes MTAAQSKKITQKPVASATGGELRAFLTRLHFYIGLFVGPFILVAALSGTAYVLTPQLENYVYRSYLNGVSSGQPQSLEAQVNAARAYHGADKSLFAVRPATEMGKTTRVMFADPTLGESETRAVFVDPVTLDVKGDLVVYGTSGVLPIRWVIDIFHRNMLLGDFGRNYSELAASWLWIATLGGFLLWFWRRKTDTARTQSKEGATASLRRVHSTIGVWIGIGLLFISATGLTWSKYAGDNIDALRQSLNWVTPSVSLKLESVAAPAADHAGHTDHSAHADHGKASTAPTTSGLPDPATQIDQVLATARSSGIIDSPLVEIRPSKSADKAWMVREYDRSTPTQVDTVAVDPRSMTVTSRADFATFTIVPKLIRWGIDLHMGIKFGLVNQIAMVMIGAALSVSIVYGYILWWKRRPAAGAPARTLAQSWLYLGWPAKLGVLVVATALGLALPLMGLSLLAFVVIDLLRWRLDKSRRAGRRMQAAPAE; translated from the coding sequence ATGACCGCAGCACAGTCAAAAAAGATAACGCAGAAGCCCGTGGCATCTGCCACAGGAGGCGAGCTTCGCGCCTTCCTCACACGCTTGCATTTCTACATCGGGCTCTTCGTCGGGCCGTTCATTCTGGTCGCGGCCTTGTCGGGCACGGCCTATGTGCTGACGCCGCAGCTCGAGAACTACGTCTACAGAAGCTATTTGAACGGCGTCTCCTCCGGCCAGCCGCAAAGCCTTGAGGCGCAGGTCAACGCGGCCCGTGCCTATCATGGTGCGGACAAATCCCTGTTCGCTGTTCGCCCCGCAACCGAAATGGGCAAGACGACCCGCGTGATGTTTGCTGATCCGACGCTCGGCGAATCCGAAACGCGCGCAGTCTTCGTCGATCCGGTCACGCTGGATGTGAAGGGCGACCTCGTCGTCTACGGTACCAGCGGCGTGCTACCGATCCGCTGGGTCATCGATATCTTCCATCGCAATATGCTGCTGGGGGATTTCGGCCGCAACTACAGCGAACTGGCGGCCTCCTGGCTCTGGATTGCGACCCTCGGCGGCTTCCTGCTCTGGTTCTGGCGCCGTAAGACAGACACTGCAAGAACGCAGTCCAAGGAAGGCGCAACCGCCAGCCTCCGTCGGGTTCATTCCACCATCGGGGTCTGGATCGGAATTGGTCTTCTGTTCATTTCCGCAACGGGACTGACCTGGTCGAAATATGCGGGCGATAACATCGATGCGCTTCGCCAGTCGCTGAACTGGGTCACGCCATCGGTTTCGCTGAAGCTGGAATCGGTTGCTGCGCCCGCCGCTGATCACGCAGGCCATACGGATCATTCCGCCCATGCCGATCATGGCAAGGCAAGCACTGCGCCCACCACTTCAGGTCTGCCGGATCCCGCCACGCAGATCGATCAGGTTCTGGCAACGGCAAGATCCTCCGGCATCATCGACAGTCCGCTGGTGGAAATCCGTCCGTCCAAGTCCGCCGACAAGGCCTGGATGGTACGCGAATATGACCGCTCCACGCCTACGCAGGTGGATACGGTTGCCGTGGATCCACGTTCGATGACAGTGACCAGCCGCGCTGACTTCGCCACCTTCACCATCGTGCCGAAGCTCATCCGCTGGGGCATCGATCTGCACATGGGCATCAAGTTTGGACTGGTGAACCAGATCGCGATGGTGATGATCGGCGCGGCCCTCTCGGTCTCCATCGTCTATGGTTACATCCTGTGGTGGAAGCGCCGCCCCGCCGCCGGTGCGCCAGCCCGCACGCTCGCGCAGTCCTGGCTCTATCTCGGCTGGCCTGCAAAACTCGGCGTGCTGGTCGTGGCCACCGCGCTTGGCCTTGCCTTGCCGCTGATGGGGCTTAGCCTGCTCGCTTTCGTGGTGATCGATCTCCTCCGCTGGAGGCTTGATAAGTCCCGCCGCGCGGGTCGCCGCATGCAAGCTGCTCCTGCGGAGTAG
- a CDS encoding GGDEF domain-containing protein, with translation METSIWLLISVMVLAVLIILGAIRAPDAPGRKAFTLSILFALSWTAAVLARHSSSDLDFKIWACKFAWFGIIGTPLYWSLSFLTYARGRDVEKVWQLVAIGLISSTFGILALTNDWHSWMYIRLIDETTMLFEHGWLYPAAMIFAYSAMAIAFVLGLTLTIRARGIHRWQLWALLASAFFPLVGNVSYTAYGFTIFNDDPTPFIFAATGAFMLGAQLFGQLFVLPPIGRDAIFEVLPDPVIVLDAENRILELNPAASALPGMPRQAIGSSLSMQPEFRAILEAPASSEGERSELTLGGYGIFEISAHSLTPWGRRGGRMIVMRNISLRKAAEERMAALSRDLEARLHENVLLQTLLKEEASRDHLTGLYNRRHAQDILPALFQGNLARERVAVAVVDIDHFKLFNDRYGHQTGDTVLKLFAAMLTEDLGAQGQAFRWGGEEFLVILPDCTRTEALAHAARWQERLSATEIPGVTDLALTFSGGLFIALMDEVSMEEAVKAADTALYAAKAAGRNRMVTFGDYAGLQQPDKKSLALSR, from the coding sequence TTGGAGACGTCAATCTGGCTACTCATCTCCGTGATGGTGCTGGCCGTTCTCATCATTCTAGGCGCCATCCGCGCGCCGGATGCACCCGGCCGCAAGGCATTCACCCTCTCCATTCTTTTCGCGCTGTCCTGGACGGCGGCTGTTCTTGCGCGGCACTCCTCCAGCGATCTCGATTTCAAGATCTGGGCCTGCAAATTTGCCTGGTTCGGCATTATCGGTACGCCGCTCTATTGGTCACTGAGCTTCCTGACCTATGCGCGCGGGCGGGACGTCGAAAAGGTGTGGCAGCTCGTTGCCATCGGGCTTATCAGCAGCACTTTCGGCATCCTCGCACTGACCAACGACTGGCACAGCTGGATGTATATCCGGTTGATCGACGAGACGACGATGCTGTTCGAACATGGCTGGCTTTATCCGGCCGCCATGATCTTTGCCTATTCGGCCATGGCCATTGCCTTCGTGCTGGGCCTGACGCTGACGATCCGCGCCCGCGGCATTCATCGTTGGCAGTTATGGGCGCTCCTGGCCTCGGCCTTCTTTCCGCTGGTCGGCAACGTGTCCTACACGGCCTACGGCTTCACCATTTTCAACGACGACCCGACACCCTTCATCTTTGCGGCAACCGGTGCCTTCATGCTGGGCGCGCAACTGTTCGGACAGTTGTTCGTACTACCCCCTATCGGCCGTGACGCGATCTTCGAGGTTCTGCCGGACCCGGTGATCGTGCTTGACGCGGAGAACCGTATCCTCGAGCTCAACCCAGCCGCCTCCGCCCTGCCCGGCATGCCGCGCCAGGCGATCGGCAGTTCGCTGTCCATGCAACCGGAGTTTCGGGCCATTCTCGAGGCTCCGGCCTCCAGCGAGGGCGAGCGCAGCGAACTGACACTTGGCGGCTACGGCATTTTCGAGATCTCCGCGCACTCCCTGACACCCTGGGGACGCCGCGGCGGACGCATGATCGTGATGCGGAATATTTCGCTGCGCAAGGCGGCGGAAGAACGCATGGCCGCGCTTTCCCGCGATCTTGAAGCGCGCCTGCACGAAAACGTCCTGTTGCAGACACTGCTGAAGGAGGAAGCATCCCGCGACCACCTGACCGGGCTCTATAACCGGCGCCATGCGCAGGACATTCTGCCCGCCCTCTTCCAGGGCAATCTGGCGCGGGAGCGCGTGGCAGTCGCCGTTGTCGATATCGACCATTTCAAGCTGTTCAACGATCGGTATGGCCACCAGACAGGCGATACGGTGCTGAAGCTGTTTGCCGCCATGCTGACGGAAGATCTGGGTGCACAAGGGCAGGCATTCCGCTGGGGTGGCGAGGAGTTTCTGGTCATCCTGCCCGATTGCACGCGGACGGAGGCGCTTGCCCATGCCGCCCGCTGGCAGGAGCGACTGTCCGCGACCGAGATCCCCGGCGTGACGGATCTGGCGCTGACCTTCTCCGGCGGGCTGTTCATCGCGCTGATGGACGAGGTCTCCATGGAAGAGGCCGTGAAGGCTGCCGATACCGCCCTTTACGCCGCAAAGGCCGCCGGTCGAAACCGAATGGTAACCTTCGGCGATTATGCCGGGTTGCAGCAGCCGGACAAGAAGAGCCTTGCGCTTTCGCGCTGA
- the dmeF gene encoding CDF family Co(II)/Ni(II) efflux transporter DmeF codes for MAVHFEDAKHEHVFLGQNHARNERKVWWVIALTASMMVIEIVAGSWYGSMALLADGWHMSTHAGAMLIAALAYWYARREARNSRYTFGTGKLGDLAAFASAIVLALIALLIAAESLVRLANPVEIEFTQAILVAIVGLAVNLASAWLLRDEPHHHGHSHHHEHDGGHHHDHHDHHGDHAHDSHHDHHGGHAHHGHAHHGHAEDHNLRAAYLHVLADALTSVLAIGALLFGRAYGWIWLDPLMGIVGGLVIARWSYGLIRDTSRVLLDAVPEKTELAEEIRERLETDGNRIADLHLWQVGPGHHAAILSIVAREPEEPMTYKERLRDLTTLSHVTVEVARAA; via the coding sequence ATGGCTGTTCACTTTGAAGATGCGAAGCACGAACACGTGTTTCTGGGTCAGAACCATGCGCGCAACGAACGCAAGGTATGGTGGGTCATTGCGCTCACGGCCAGCATGATGGTGATCGAAATCGTGGCGGGCAGCTGGTACGGGTCCATGGCGCTGCTGGCCGATGGCTGGCACATGTCCACCCATGCCGGCGCCATGCTGATTGCGGCACTTGCCTATTGGTATGCGCGGCGCGAGGCGCGCAACAGTCGCTACACGTTCGGCACCGGCAAGCTGGGAGATCTCGCCGCCTTTGCAAGCGCCATTGTTCTGGCGCTGATTGCGCTGCTGATCGCTGCAGAGAGCCTCGTTCGACTTGCCAATCCGGTGGAAATCGAATTCACGCAGGCCATCCTGGTTGCTATCGTTGGCCTTGCCGTCAATCTGGCAAGCGCATGGCTGCTGCGCGACGAGCCGCACCATCATGGCCATAGCCATCATCACGAACATGACGGTGGCCATCATCACGATCACCACGATCACCATGGCGATCACGCACATGATAGTCATCACGATCACCATGGCGGCCACGCGCACCATGGTCATGCGCATCACGGCCATGCGGAAGATCATAATCTGCGTGCCGCCTATCTGCATGTTCTGGCCGACGCCCTGACATCCGTCCTTGCCATCGGCGCACTTCTCTTCGGTCGTGCCTATGGCTGGATCTGGCTCGATCCGCTGATGGGAATTGTCGGCGGTCTGGTCATTGCCCGCTGGTCCTACGGGTTGATCCGCGATACCTCTCGCGTCCTTCTCGATGCGGTGCCGGAAAAGACCGAGCTTGCCGAGGAAATTCGCGAGCGGCTGGAAACGGACGGAAACCGCATTGCCGACCTGCATTTGTGGCAGGTGGGGCCGGGGCATCACGCGGCAATCCTCTCGATCGTCGCGCGGGAGCCGGAAGAGCCGATGACCTACAAGGAGCGCCTTCGCGATCTGACGACGCTCTCTCATGTCACGGTGGAAGTGGCGCGCGCCGCTTGA
- the dmeR gene encoding Ni(II)/Co(II)-sensing transcriptional repressor DmeR, translating into MSHTHRSKDKLVARIRRLKGQMEAVERALESEQPCGDVLQLLASIRGALSGLTVELMQEHLSEHVVQAETDAERRQAASELAEALRTYMRGE; encoded by the coding sequence ATGTCGCATACTCATCGCAGCAAGGACAAACTGGTTGCCCGCATTCGTCGGCTGAAAGGTCAGATGGAGGCGGTGGAGCGGGCGTTGGAGAGCGAGCAACCCTGCGGGGATGTGTTGCAACTTCTTGCCTCCATTCGTGGCGCTTTATCCGGCCTGACGGTGGAACTGATGCAGGAGCATCTGAGCGAGCATGTGGTGCAGGCTGAAACGGATGCGGAGCGCCGTCAGGCGGCCAGCGAACTGGCAGAGGCACTGCGCACCTATATGCGCGGCGAATAG